In Syngnathoides biaculeatus isolate LvHL_M chromosome 19, ASM1980259v1, whole genome shotgun sequence, the genomic window CACACTGAGGAAGGGAAGCCCCCGAGGGGAGGATGATGGGGGAAGCTTCAACAATTTAACAAATTCTAAGGGAgagaaaagagggaaaaaaaatcagactacCTCAAAATTAATAAACGGGCCCCTCATCGCACAAGTAAGTAAAAGATATATCCGTATTTTTTGAAAAGCAGTTCTGCGTTGACACGTTAGCCCGCTCCTGGTATTCATTCAAAGTATATGGACAACAAATGTGCAAAAGGCTAACCCTTATCTGCACTATAGCATCTCTTAGATCGATGGGaatctaaaacaaaatattcaaattggGTAAATGACGCAGAAATGGCAAAAATCCGAAGAGATTATCTAGGCCCCGTTTCAGACAGTTAGCATTTATGCTAACCGACTAGCAACTGCTAGCCATTCATTACAATAGCGCGAAAAGCAAAAGTGCGTTTCCGCCCCGTTACATGGGCCAAGTACATCGACAAACACCACATTTCGACAGATTTGGAGTCCACGCACTTGTTAAACGACGTCCGCTTGAGTAGAAATTCAGTTAACATGCGACATTTATCGACGCAAAATATTTACCGCAGTCTCCGTGACCGCCATGAAGCACACCTCCTTGGAGAGGCCCTCGCGACGTAACCATCGCGAGACTTGGAAGGTTCTCGAAAGCGAAGCTCTCGCGATAGGACAGCTGTCTCGACGCAGCCGAGCGGAAGTCGAACGtacttatatatttaaaaaaaaaaaataacttaaacgTGTTAGTTAGTTGAGATAGGCGCAattgtgagggtaagtggctcggaaaattgatggattttcaTATAATTCTATAAATAACGGCAAAGACCATTCTTTTGTGCCATCTTGTTTTGTAACGGAAGTTTCTAGTTTGCCGAAACAGCCATGCCGGTTCAAAAATAATCGTAAAGAcatcaatcaaaaaaataaatatactattTTCATGGGAGTCCAATCCAAATGTAATCCTGacattgttttttaaacttccaggagaaaaaaaaaacatgaaacgacaGAAAATGATAACTTAAATTTTGCCATATTTTTGCCTTCCTTTTCCTTCCATTACACCGTTTTTTTATTCACGCATCCTTACACCCTTTATAGATAAATAACACCACACATAATCACATCTTATGTTTATTTAATTGGCATTGctacaatattttacaaatgcTTAAATGGAGCACATCCAAAGGCAAATTCAACAGCCTCGACAGATTAAGACCAATATTATTATTTAGCAATATTATTACTGTACCATGTATGCAAACATTCACAATCAGCACCCCCTCCCTCGCCTTTCAGGGACTGAACTGTTATTGACAAAGGCAAAATGCAAAGTTTTGAATGCttgcagtttttgttgttttttttttttttttttttaagacatgcAGCTTACAAGGTAATAAAAGAGCAAGAGCGGCACTGTTTCACATCGGATCGGAATCCTTGGTAAACTTTGCCCaagaagccacaaaaaaaatttactgCACAGCCTGCATGGAAGATGACGACTGCCCGGCAAGATTCCGGAATCCCCTCTGCGGAGATAGGCAGAAATAAATTTACAGCATTTACTGTACAACAGTCTGTTATTTAACTGGGAAtttacaggggggggggggcaaagacaaaacaagcgcaattaaaaaaaactttttatgtCAAGCTgtatgaagaaaatgtttttgctggAAGTGGAAAATGTATATTAATTGACACATTTACTTGATGTTACATTTCAGGATCAACATCGCTTAAGAATCTCAATGTAACTTTAAACTAAacccaaaatggaaaaatggatcGCTATGGCTATTGAAAAACTAAGTATTAAAATTTATACAAAGTTAAGACTCATAAAATTGGGCAACGGAAAATAAGAAAGCAAAAGTTACATGGTGAACAAAATATGACTAAGTCCACTCTGTGATTTGAAGGATGTCAACAattcaaaacaatatttacagcCGATGCACAAGAAGTTCTTTTGCACATTCATATCAAACGCAGCCGTGCATCTCTCAGAACAAATTATGGCGGAATTACAGAATTTATTTCAGTggtacaatttaaaaagacatttcactTGGTTTGTCTGAAAATTTATATTAATTTACAAATGTTTGTTCATCTATCAAAACTATTTGTTGCTTTTGTGCTCAGGCCCAACGGTCCAattcagtggtgccttgagatacgagtgccTTGATTTATGAGGGTTTTTttagatccaaaaaaaaaataaaaaattgtcttgagatacaaacaaatatttgggaTACGGGTGCTCATATTGCAAGTGACCACAAgtgaggggaggagcttcattgaGCCAGGCCAGAGCCATTTCTAGCAAAGTagcgctttgctgccatcttgtggcacctaTAGGCAAAACCATTCATTCCCAATTCGTCAATTAAGCCTTAATtctatttcatttgtgttttgtaaCCATATCAGGCACTTTGCAACAAGTCTTTGGCACTCAGAACACTTTCAGAGGGGAGAAGCCCTTTAAGAGCACTGCAGGGTGAAAAGAGAGCCGTTCAGACCCCGGGGGCGAGTCGGAGGAAACGCAGTCGGAGAAATATCAGAGAGCGCAGATAAACACCACAGCCTCGTGCGACGCTTCTTGGTAATAAATAATTCCACAGTGGATGAGTTAACAATGCACGATGGATGGCGTACTTAAAAAGGTtggacgggggtggggggggggtggacgccGTAGTGCAAAAACATTCGTTTGACGGGACGGCCGCGAGTAAAATGAATGTCTGGGATGGCGGCGTCCGCTACGGAACCGACGGGGGTTAAGGCAAACGAGCCCTTCGGAGGGAGGGGATCCGAACACGGCCATGAGGCGTCTGGCGCTCCCGTGGCCCTTCGCTCTGTTTGCCGGGACTCCTCCGTTGAGTCTTGTGTCTTTTTCAACATCCCTCAGTGTTCCTTTCACTCCAAACGGGCTTCTGCTCCCTCCATTTCCGGCTGAAGGACGCCATAAAAGGCCCTCAACGACGATCCGTGACTCCCTCCGTCCGTCCCACTTCACTGCATGCTCCCAGAGGGCAGAGCGCCTACCCGGTGACGTTTGATAGCATCTTCCAGGACCACGGCGACCTTCTCGATGTCCTCCTTAGTGACAAGAGAAAACAGATCGTACATTAATATTGATTTTCGATACCTCATCACCGGattatttttatgtggcccgcaaaggcaaattataAGTGTCAAcctccgtgattcttgttcgaatctggaccaaaatttcaaattgtcacatcataaatcggcggcacggtggatcagctggtaaagcgttggcctcacagttctgaggacttgggttcgatccccggccccgcctgcgtgggtttcctctgggcactcagtTTTCCTCCCATGTAAACactaattggaccctctaaattgcccctaggtgtgattgtgagtccggctgtttgtctgcgaccttagtgaggataagcggcaaagaaaatggatggatatcataaatcgcaggtgtcaaagtcgaggcccgcgggccacgtccggcccgccagatgattaaaaaggcaaatcatatgtgtcGACCGCCATGATTCTTTTTGATTCTGgagccaaaatttcaaattgtcatatcataaatgatagcgttggcgacacaggtgtcaaactcgaggtccGGAAGCCggatccggcctgccacatgattttatgtggcccgcaagggCAAATCATATGCGTCAACCTCCacgattcttgttcaaatctggaccaaaatttcaaattgtcacatcataaacgATAACCTTGAGATATGGAAATcatttttgcgttaccaaacatcaacaacagttAAAAAACTCGTTATCCTgggtttctgattccaaaattggtTCCATAAATTtaacgtgtaaatatgatgaagcaattaatgatttttatgatttggaacgccaatgtggcccgcgacaaaaaaaaaaaaaaaaaaaaaaaaaaaaaaaaaagagtttgacgcccctgctcTTACAGTCTCCATTTTTAACAGCCATGACAAATACATGCACCGTACCTCATTTATGAAGGCGTAGTGAACGAGCTCGCTGGCGAGGTCTTTGGACGTGTCCGCTGAAAAGTGCACACGACGTCGTTAAAATAAAGAGCGCGGGGACTCGAGGCCGCGAGAACGCCGACGCTAACGGACTTGCATTTATGTCGACACTATTCAGCGGTGAACCTACTTGGGAGGATGTCGCAGCTCAGCTGCCGGTGAAGTTTGTCGTCCATCTTGAGGAATAAAGACAGCTGCGGTTGAGAAATTTCAAAACGAGTCAAAAGCGAAGATAAGACGGAACGCGGAGCCCGATAAGAGAGCCTCACGGGGATGTACCTGATGTACTACGTGACTCACATGAGTTTTGTTCCCTTCTTCGTTCAACTCCAAGGTGCAGTGCATCTGAAGGACCTGACAAAGACGAGGGAGTGAATCACATTTTTCCGGCTATAAGACGCCACCGCTGTTGACGGGGAAGGGACCGACCTTCCTGCTCTCCGTCTCCTGGGGTTCCGGCGTGGGCGTCTTGACCGTCTCCACCTGCTCCTGAGACAAGGAGAGGGCGCGGGGGACGGGATGCGGCCGGGACGAGGCGAAGTTCATCAGGGGGTAAATCCCGTTCCTGAAAGGCGGGCGACGGACGGCGGGTTTAGCATCGCGGGCTAATCCGCCTCGCCGTGTTGACCGTGTGCCACTTACTTGACGTCCTCCAGAAACTTGTCCAGCTCCAAAGGGGACACGTGGGAGTACCTGTCAGATATATTGTGATGATATTGAGGATTTGCCAAAACTACCAGGGTCtgtgacgtcttttttttttttactttagctgAACTCCAAGCCTGTCTTCATGCTTGATCTCGGCCATGACGGCGTTGGGGTCGAAGGACTTGGTCCTCTCTTCCACACAGTTCTCGGGGAGCAAGTCTACCCGGCGCAAAGAACATGGTTGGTTGACTCCACACTCGACGGGTACTCCCGGGAGACCCGTAACGCGCGGCGAGAGCCTCACACTGGTTGTTGATGAGGCAGTGGGCGGCCAGCAGTTTGAGGGAGTGCACTTCGAACAGGACGCGGTGGAAGAGGAGGTCGTGGGCGGTCGGGCGCAGCTTGGCGTCGGGGCGCAAACACGACTGGGTGAACTCCTGCGTGGAGAAGGCAGCGTCCGTCCGCACAACGTTACGGAGTGCTATTCTTAAAGGGGAAACGcgctggtttgcattaacaatgtatccaagagGTCATGTAACATggactctattttgacaatgtggagGAGGAGATTATAAACAATGTCGCTCATACTCTCATCAGAGGGTCTTCCAGGGACTGGCCGGCGTTGACGATGGCCTCCTTGGAGACGGCGGCGTCTCCGTTGGCCTGGATCTCCAACACCGCCATCTAGAGGCGACAAATCGTCTGTCAACCGCACGCCGAGGCGCTCGCGAAGCAGACGCACGCGTCCGGCTTTCTCACTTCCAGCGCGCAGATGCCGAAGGAGAAAATGTCGATGGCGTAATCATCTTCGCCGGCTGAGGGGAAAAGCCGAGTGGGTGGAGACATACGGAAAACGCGGAGGAAAAGCAGATCGAGTTAATGTTTAACTCGCCGACTTCCGCAGGAAACACCCCAAGTCCTGACAATCGAGTTCTTTTTGAGTTCGGCGGCTGAATCAGCATTAAAACTTACTTCCATATTCCGGGGCGAAAAAATGAAGATTCCGCTGCTCGTCGCGATGCTGCCTCCCTTTGCCCTGGACGTTGGCGTCCGGGAACACTGAGAAGAGGTGAAAGTGCCCGAAATAATCGTACAGAACGGAGGGAAGGGAAAGTGGAGCCTATTTCTTACCGTTGACAAAGAGTCGGTGCCACACTGCGGAGAGAAGATCATAAAAGAAGATGAATTATTGCTCGGCGGTAGCACGGTAAGCCCTGCAGGGGTCAGACCTGAGCCGATCTTGATGAGGCCGTTGTGCTGGATGAAGATGGTGTCGCATGTCAGGTTGCCGTGAATGATTGGCGGATCGCAAGAGTGCAGATAGCTGCGGGGGGAGGCGGAAACCGGCGTCATGCATAAATAAAATAGTCGGGTGCTGCAGCATTGCcataaaaattaataaaggTAATCGATGCAGTACCTGAGGGCGGAGAGGATCTGCGTGCACCATCTTTTCCAGGCCTGAAgtacaacacacaaaaacatggattcaaTTTTCATCGAGGGTCCATTTTAGTAAAGTGTTATGCACACACACTCCcacaataataatgttttttttttttttttttttttttagcattttcctTTCATTGCAATCAAAGTCGGCAAAAGCCGCATCATCGGATTTTTTATAAAAGTTGATCTTTAACGATTATCCTTTGACGTGTCAACCCTGGAAGCCATCTGGGCCGACAATCGTAAATTTTAAAATCTGTTCAATAATATTTACAACCGATGTAGCAGTTGAGATTCtccaattttcttcttctttgtaatCTGGATAAAGTGGGAAAAAACATGCTGCCTCccacaggtcagtcttggtactacAAAAGTTATGTGGTgtgcactcatttttttttctccgcacGATGTGTAGcgtctcttattttttttaaaaaaaaggtcaagaGGTTTAAAATTTCAAGCGGGCGGCGTGAACGTGTCGACCTCGCGCGGTGGGCCCACAGCTGGGGGAAGCATCGGCCCGCCGCGTTACATAACAGCTAATCCTGTTCGAAAATGTGGATTTCAGTTAGGACTGGGGAGCGGAAACACGAGCGCGACGATCGCGGACCCGCTAAGACCCACCTTCACATTCATGGTCTTGTGGTTCTTCTTGGTTTTCTTGAGAAACTGCTTGAGGCTGCCCGAGGACATGTACTCTGTGATGAAAATCACCTGCGGATGGCATTAATGTAAGCGCGTATGCcgcatacataaataaatctcCAAAACAAGTAGAAACGTACCCGAGCCTGACTTTCCTTCATATCCAGCCAGTACTTGTGGAACTTGACGATGTTGGGGTGCTCCACCTGCATCAGGTTCTCAAACATCTCCTTGATCTTCTCCTACGCCGCACCAACAAACCGTgtatattaaaaatgtcaacatctaCACTTGATGATCTCATATATTCAGGTAGGAGAAACTAAAATACTTAGATTTGATATAAACCAAATCTAACATATTAAAGAaagaataccgtaattcccgggctgcagcgcgcacctgattataagccttaACCCAGTACattcgtaaaggaaataccatttggtacatacatacggcgtacccgtgtaaaagccgcaagtgcccacattgaaacaggagatatttacaaagaaagacggtacacagagaatttaacgctagcaccgccgcactaacgctaatgccACGCTAATGATAATGCTAGCTCTGTGccagccggttaaaaaaaaacataccggtaaaaatcactgagacacggcagtaacacgctagcgcagcgctaataaggctggaccggtaaaagtcaattcctcggcacacatattccaccggtctcacgcttaccttttccgcttgagtgcccccttgtggcaaattagccgcatcaccgcataaacagcagggttgaaagcgtgcgaaaaaagtcgcttataggccgggaattacggtacaacaTTTTCAGTCATCATGAGTGTAAAAAAGATCAGTTGAGTGAAACAGTCAGAAtaccatgtggaaaaaaattgcaattatgAGAACAAAGTCATATATTTTGTAAGAAAATAGGGCCacattgggtccagcactcccgtgaccatgtgagcataagcggctaagaaaatggacggacagatggatgtTAAAAGAATGCCgccgcaaaaagaaaaaaaaaaaaaaaacaatcatgcaGTGGACCAAGACGTACTACGacgaggaaaaaaagttgcgataACACGACTTGTATTTGTGCGATAAATATTAAAGCTGAACGAAAAGGTTGCAATGTAATAAAGTTCTGAAAGTAAAGGTAACACTACCTCCTGCGCTTTGAAGACCTTCTTGTCGGAGAACAGCACCTCGTTCCACACCACCTCCACGCCTTCCTCCGTGTCCATGGCCAGCGAGGCGCTTTCCACGCCGGGCACGTTGCCTTGGCTCACCTTGCGAGAGGCggagagacaaacaaacaaaataaataccgtcatttacggcctacaagccgccactttttcccccccccgcacgctttcaaccctgctgtttatgcggcgatgcagctaatttatgcatttttttctaacgggcacaagggggcactcgagcggaaaaggtaagagagagaccggtggaatatatgtgccgaggaagtggcccTGTGAGCGCTGCGCTAcggtgttgctgccgtgtctcagtgatttttactagtatgtttttttttttttttttttttaactggccctgttagcgcggcagcactagcgttagcattagcgcggtggcgctagcgttaaactccctgtgtaccgtcttcctttgtaaatatctcttgtttcaatgtgggtgtcaatgtgggcacttgcggcttttacacggctgcggcctatgtgtgtaccaaatggtatttcctttccaaatggactgggtgaggcttataaccgggtgcgctctgtgggccggCAATTACGGTACTTATTGAGTTGCAAAACAGATTTCCCCTAGTGTTCTGTAGCCGATTGCTCacaaaattatgattattaggccgtaaaaatgacaaacatcgAGAAGGGAGACAATAACCCGCATGCCcgccgttaaaaaaaacaacatttcacaCACTGTAAATCCCTTtgccaaaattaaaaacagaaccACTGACTGCAAACAAATTGGAGTATGAAAGCAAAGTCGCAACAGGTTTTTGCACATCCGAGATAACGGcaatgacaaaaaagaagagCTGAGAAGATAATAGCTCCATATAATCCATTCACAATGATGAGATATTGTTGCATCAatttctaaaaagaaataaaaacaaccgGACCGCAGCTTTATGCTGTCCTCCGAAAAGCGGAAAGCCCGCAACTCGTGGAAGTCCCTCGCTTATATAATTTGAACAAGGTGGCGCTCTCCTACCATCATCTATATCAAAACGACCGGCCCCCCACGCTCCCCCCCGGCGACAAAATTATTCCGACGTCTCCCGCCCTACGCTCGCCACTGGGGCTAAATGCTAGCCATTGATAGACGGCGCGGCGCGGCGCGGCGCTGGCCGTTCCCGACGTCGCCGCGGACGTGAAACAGCTTTCAGTTTGCAGCCCCACAGGGGGGGCCGTTGTTCGGTTGGGGCCCCGACGAGCAGACCGCGGCCGTCCCTAAAATTTGCTCTCCCTGAAGGAGGTTTATGTTTGCAAGCAGGGTTACGCAAAGGTTACGGAATTCAGTTCCGGGAAAATCTGTGGCGAGTTTTTGCGATGGTTGGTGTCGGacgccggtgtcaaactcaaggcccgggggccggatccggcccgccggatgattttatgtggcccgcggaggcaaatcacgtgtctcgacttccatgatttttttgttcaaatccctaccaaaatttcaaatggtcctATCATAAATAAAAAGCGTTgggatattacaagcatttttgtgttaccaaacaacattagtaggaaaaacccattacccttgatttctgattcccaaactagtttataaatttcacgtgtaaatatgatgaggcggttaaagatttttattatttcacagccataacgccactttgacaaaaatgacttagGGTCAAAGGTTGGAACCCTTTCGGGATTTACTTGCACCTCACAACACTGCATGATAGTTTTTCACGCTATACAACGTGCGTCGCAAAAATTCCAGGACTGCTTTCGCCCAAGATAGATTTCAAATCCAGAGTGCACATTTTCCCCTGTGGAGAAATGGTTCAGGTTCTAACAGGTTTTGCTGTTTTATGGTCCTTGCTTTCAGAGCAGGTTCCTCAACCAGCTCCCGGCAACTGCGGTCATTTTATTCTCTCCTTTCACGCCGTCTGTCCCCTCTTAAATCACCCGCTGTCGGCCGCCACGTCAATATCAACCGCAGTACGTCTGCAGCTACAAGTCTTCCCGAGAACGGTTCTCCTTGCAGGCGAGCCCGCTCGGTCCGATCCCCCAAGGGGCCCCTGCGCGGGAGACGATAATCCGATTATCGGTTACGGATCGGGTCGTGGGTCGGCAACCCCCCTCGGCGGGAATTCCTTGCCTTGGCAGACTGCCAGGTCGCTTCGGAAGTCCAGAACCACTTGGTGGTTCGGATTGCGGTGGAGGGGTTCTGTTACTTGGCACCGCCGGAATAAGAGTGATATACTAGCACCTGAGGTCCtgggctctgattggctgacagaaGGGAGGTGGTGGAAGGATTTAGAAGCACTGTATTCTCGTGTTATGATGTTTGCAGCATCATATGACCGGAgtgaaacagattttttttttttttttttggggggggggggattttgctGGATCATAGCAAAAGATAAGAAATGAATTTCCATAGTTGAAGCTATCACGAGAGACAAAGGACGTTTGAGTtccaatgaaaaaatgtcaacaataccggcgtaaaaacacacacaaatttcaAAAAGCGTTCCGACAATTGTCCCTCCGACAGGAGgtcaaatcattgtattgtcgCAGCCGATTTTTCGCCGCAGGCGTCTTTCATAATTTTGGCTGTCTTTTCATGCAAATTAGCTGCAGCACTCCGgggctttggggggggggggggagagaactGCGGTGCTTGAAACGTCTCGAAAATCGCGCCCGTGTGTGTTTTGCGCAACTCGGAATGTCAGAATGCGCTTTAAGCGGCCGGTGATTTATTTCCTCCATTTGGCAACGGTTATAAATTGCTGACAACAGGTAAAAAGGCTGCAGTTCAAGCACAGACTCTCTTCTGTGTCTTTAAAAGTGACACatttcacacacagacacgaaaGTCTTGTAAcaaagctctctctctctctctctctctctctctctcatgacAAGTCGTCCATTGGTCAATGTGGCCGGCGGAACTTTTCAtctgtggaaaaatacagaaatgaacACAATTCACACTGTTCagtcaactatttttttaaatatttttgtatattttccaatttttttaatatttcactaTTTTCCATATATTTCTTTCTGGTATTACCATATTTATCTTACCACTTGTATATTTTCCTAATATTTGTGtctattttgtacatttttatcaaatatattttgttagTATGTCATTTTCTAATATTGaactccattttttccccctaatatttctgtattttttatctTGTACCCTAACCATGTTAAGCGTTGTTGAAAAGggattgattgttttttttcttttttacttgttttttttccagtatttcatgttttgtcatATATTTGTGTAACATTAAGAACTCTGTCATAACACTCATATATTTCAGTGtttattccaaatgtttttttttttttttttttatttgtaaaatttatttttttccccccaactttaatatactttttttttgtgtgtggatcTTTTAAGTCGGCAGTACAgtgtgg contains:
- the nrbp2b gene encoding nuclear receptor-binding protein 2b isoform X1 yields the protein MTMSVPERKSGSEGKEEESEDESEIVEESPCGRWQKRKEQVSQGNVPGVESASLAMDTEEGVEVVWNEVLFSDKKVFKAQEEKIKEMFENLMQVEHPNIVKFHKYWLDMKESQARVIFITEYMSSGSLKQFLKKTKKNHKTMNVKAWKRWCTQILSALSYLHSCDPPIIHGNLTCDTIFIQHNGLIKIGSVWHRLFVNVFPDANVQGKGRQHRDEQRNLHFFAPEYGTGEDDYAIDIFSFGICALEMAVLEIQANGDAAVSKEAIVNAGQSLEDPLMREFTQSCLRPDAKLRPTAHDLLFHRVLFEVHSLKLLAAHCLINNQYLLPENCVEERTKSFDPNAVMAEIKHEDRLGVQLKYSHVSPLELDKFLEDVKNGIYPLMNFASSRPHPVPRALSLSQEQVETVKTPTPEPQETESRKVLQMHCTLELNEEGNKTHVSHVVHQLSLFLKMDDKLHRQLSCDILPTDTSKDLASELVHYAFINEEDIEKVAVVLEDAIKRHRVGALPSGSMQ
- the nrbp2b gene encoding nuclear receptor-binding protein 2b isoform X2 — its product is MTMSVPERKSGSEGKEEESEDESEIVEESPCGRWQKRKEQVSQGNVPGVESASLAMDTEEGVEVVWNEVLFSDKKVFKAQEEKIKEMFENLMQVEHPNIVKFHKYWLDMKESQARVIFITEYMSSGSLKQFLKKTKKNHKTMNVKAWKRWCTQILSALSYLHSCDPPIIHGNLTCDTIFIQHNGLIKIGSVWHRLFVNVFPDANVQGKGRQHRDEQRNLHFFAPEYGTGEDDYAIDIFSFGICALEMAVLEIQANGDAAVSKEAIVNAGQSLEDPLMREFTQSCLRPDAKLRPTAHDLLFHRVLFEVHSLKLLAAHCLINNQYLLPENCVEERTKSFDPNAVMAEIKHEDRLGVQLKYSHVSPLELDKFLEDVKNGIYPLMNFASSRPHPVPRALSLSQEQVETVKTPTPEPQETESRKVLQMHCTLELNEEGNKTHLSLFLKMDDKLHRQLSCDILPTDTSKDLASELVHYAFINEEDIEKVAVVLEDAIKRHRVGALPSGSMQ